The sequence CAAGCGAGACGATGACGCGGTGGCAGGTTGGGATGCGGAGGAGCATCTCACCAGCGTGAAGTCCGGCCGAACCAATGACGAAGTGGCTGCGGGGATCGCGCCCCATGTGCTTGCGCCGCCGCCCAGCGTGGAGCCGGAGCCGGATCTCGCCGCCGCGCGCCCCGCCGCGCTTCCTGACTTCGTGAAGCCGATGCTCGCCACCCTGACCGAGGGCGCATTCGACGATCCGGACTGGCTGTACGAGATCAAGTGGGATGGATATCGGGTCGAGGCGGTGGTACAGGGGAAGGGGGTTCGGATCTGGACCCGCAACCGCATCGACGCCGCGGTCTATTTCCCCGACCTGGCCGGCCCGCCCGACTGGATCGTGGCGCGCGAGGCGGTGGTGGATGGCGAGGTCGTGGCCCTCGACCCCGATGGCCGTCCCGATTTCTCGCTCCTCCAGGATCGGACCGGGCTGCGCGGCCTGGAGGCGGCCACCGGACGGCGCTCGCCGGATTCGCCTCGGCTCAGCGCAGACGAACGGAAGGCGATCCCGCTCGCCTACATGGTCTTCGACCTGCTCCACCTCGACGGCAGCTCCCTGCTCGACGTGCCGCTCGAGGAGCGGAAGCGTCTCCTCCATCGGGTGATCCGGCCGCATCCGCTGGTTCGCTACGCGGCCCACGTGGTCGGGGAGGGGGAGGCCTTCGTTCGCGCTGCCGCGGGTCGGGGCCTGGAGGGGGTCGTCGCCAAGCGACGCGCCAGCCGCTACGAACCGGGCAAGCGATCAGGGGACTGGCTCAAGATCAAGCTGCGCCGCGAGCAGGAGCTGGTGGTCGCGGGATGGCTGCCCGGGAAGGGGAGCCACGCCGACCTCGGATCGCTGATCGTCGCCGTCAATGCCGATGGTCGCCTCCGGCATGCGGGCCAGGTCGGCAGCGGCATCTCTGCCACCATGCGCCGGCAACTCCTCAAGGCCTTTGAGCCGCTGCAGCGCGAGGACTCGCCGCTGGATCCCGTGCCGCGCCTGCCGGCTGCGCGATGGGTCGAGCCACGCATCGTGATCCGCGCGGAATTTGCAGAATGGACGTCTGATGGTCTGTTGCGACAGGCGGCCTTCAAGGGGATCGAGGTGGGGAAGGAGCCTGCCGCGGTGGTTCGCGAAGAGGCACCGCCCGCCGCGCGGGTCGCGGCCCGCGCGCCTGCCGCAGCGCGCAACAGGAGATCAGATCACCTGAACACCACAGTGGTGGAGGCGACCGCTGCGGAGCTCTCGGCCCTCGACGCCATGGATCGCGACGGCACCTGGCAGGTTGCGGGCCACGAGGTGCGCGTGACGAACCTCGGCAAGGTGCTCTTCCCCTCCGCGGATGGGCATCCGGCGCTTACGAAGCGTGACCTCATTCGGCATTACGTGTCGGTGGGACCGATCCTCGTGCCGCACCTGGCGGGTCGCGGCCTCAACCTCCAGCGCTTCCCCGATGGAATCGGAAAGCCCGGCTTCTGGCAGAAGGATCTGCCCGGCCATGCGCCGAGCTGGATCGCGCGCTGGTCCTACACGGGAAGCGAGGGGGCCAAGGATTACGTGGTCGTCGATCGCGTCGCGACGCTCGCATGGCTGGCGCAGGAGGGCGCGATTGAGCTGCACCCGTGGACATCTCGCACGGAGGCTCCGGACCGGCCAACCTTCGCGCTGATCGACATCGACCCGGGAACCGAGACGACGTTCGATGAGATCCTCGTTCTGGCACGGCTGTATCGGACCGCGCTCGAGCATCTGGGGGTGATCGGCCTTCCGAAGGTGAGCGGCAAGCGCGGCGTCCAGATCTGGCTGCCGATCGAGCCCACCTCCACCTTCGAGCAGACCCGTGACTGGGTCGAGGCGCTCTCGAAGGCGGTGGGCCAGATGGTCCCCGAGCTCGTCAGCTGGGAGTGGTCGAAGCGCGACCGCGCCGGCCGAGCTCGGCTCGACTTCACCCAGAACGCGATTAACCGGACGCTGGTGGCACCCTATTCGGCTCGACCATCAGCAGGAGCCCCCGTCTCGGCGCCGATCACGTGGGACGAGCTCGACGATCCCGAGCTCGCACCCGACCGTTGGACGATCAGCTCCCTGCCCGATCGGGTCGCGGCCTTGGGCGACCTCTTCGCGCCTGCCCTGAGCCTGGCCCAGAAGCTGCCACCCCTGTGAGCGGCAAACGAAAGGCCGCGGGTGGAGCGCCGATCCTGGGAGTCACAGGAACGGAGCCGCCCGCGGCGAATTGCGAACGGTAAGGGGGCGACGGATCTAGCTGGGCCAGCCGCCGCCGGTGTGTGCGCTGCGCATTCCCGTCTCCCTCTCAAGGCAGCCGCCTCGCATGAGACGTGACCGCACACAGACATTCGTACCCGGAGGTCGCCCCTTCAATCACCCATCCGTACCTGCGTGGCGAGGGCCGGGCAGTACTTCCGGGGGACGCACTGGTCAAATGGGACTTGCCAAGCCCCGTATACTCCCGTCAATGCCGCGTACCCGCCTGCCGCTACAGAGCACTGCGCACGACAGCGCACTCGCCCAGCAGATCGGCGCGCGCCTCCGGGACGCACGCAAGCGGAGCGGGCTGACACAGCAGCAATTGGCGGGCGATCGGTACACGAAGGCGTACGTCAGCGCGCTCGAGACCGGGATCGCGCGCCCGTCGATGGTCGCGCTCAGCTACCTGGCCGAGCGGCTTTCGCTCCCACCCAGCCATTTCCTGGACGAGCAGAATCCCACGTGGAGCCGCTTGGCGGTCGACATGACGCTGGCCTCCGGAGATTGGCAGGCCGCCGCCGATGGCTACGCGTCACTCCTCGACATCCCTCTCGATGACCTTGGTCGCGCCGAGGTCCTCCGTGGTCGCGCCGAGGCGCTGGCACGCCTGGACAAGGGGAAGGACGCGGTCACCGCCGCGGCGGAGGCGGCCCGCCTCTTCAGCTCGCTTGGACGCGTCTCGGACGAGGCGCTGGCCCGCTACTGGCTGGCGTACGGGCTCTACCTCTCGGACCAGGAGGCGGATGCGCAGAGCCTCCTCAGCTCGCTCCTCGAACGGGTACGAGCGGGCCTGAAGGTCGAGCCTGACTTCGAGATGCGCCTCCTGATGGCACTCGCCGCCGTAGCGTCGCGCAGCGGCGACCACGCGCGGTCGCTGACACATCTCGAGACCGCCCGCGGCCTGGCCGAGGACCTCGACGACCGGCGACGCGCGATGTTCCTCTTCAACCTGGCCATCAGCTACCAGGAGACCGGGGATCTGGAGGCAGCGATCCGGACGGGGACGCAGGGGCTGGCTCTGCTTCGCTCCGCGGGTGCGGTCTTCGAATCGGCGCAGATCGAGAACACGCTGGCGCTGGCGTATCTGTCCAGCGGCAATGTCGAGCGTGCGGCAGAACTCGCCGACGAAGCTCGCGCCGCGTTTGAGGAGGTTGGCGACGACCGCTTCCTGTGCGCCGTGCTTGATACCGATGCGCAGGTCGCACTGGCCCAGGGTCGCCTCGATGACTCGGCGGCTATAGCCCGCCGGGCGATCGAGATGGCACGGGCCACCGGGAATCGCGGGGTCGAGCTGACTGCGATGCTCACCGAAGCTCGCGCGCTGCGCGCGAACGACGACGCGGAGGGGGCAGAGGCGCGCTACGACGAGGCGGCGATCCTCGCCCGAGCGGGGCACTCAGCCGGACGGACGCGCGAGGTGCTGCGGGAGTGGGCCGAGCTGCGCGCGACGCTGGGTGATCACCGTGGGGCCTACGAGTTGACCAGGGAGGCGCTCGCGGTCAAATAACGGTTGACAGGTGCGGTCCGGTGCAGTTACGCTGCCGACAGGGAGTTGGTCTGGGTACCCGCCAGGTGCAATGCCGGCGCGGGGCCAACTCTGAGCCGGGGAATCGGGATCGGAGATCGGGCACAGCTCCGATCCCAATGCCCGGCGAAATCAGGACGCCATCGGTGTTTCGACCAGCGTGAAGCGCCCTGCCGCGAATGGTTCGACCGCACCGGGCAGGTAGATTCGCATCGCGTACTCGCCCGGACCCCATGCGTCCAGCAGCGTCGCGCTGAGCACTTCGAAGGCAAGGACCCGCGAGGTCGGCACGATGCCCTGCTCACCGTCAGACAGCGACTGCGCGACCGTCTCGGTGCCATCGGCATTGAGCCGGATGATCTCGACCAGGACTGTTTCCACCCCCGGTGCGGCCGGCATGCGCACTGAGTAGGCGAAGGGGTCGCCATCCCGGAAGCGATCGGTCGGCTCGACCGCCTCCCCGCTGACGGGGTCCAGGGCGGTTCCATACGTGATCGGCAGGGGATCAGGCGCACTTGGCGAAGGCGTAGGGGACGGAAGTCCCGCCTCCGAGCCGGCACGTCCAACCAGGAAGGCCACGACGCCCACACCCAGCGCAGCCGCTGCCCAGGAAAGCCAGGTCTGCGCCCGGGGGCCCGGTCCTCGGCGCCGCTCGGCCGCCATGAGCCGTGTCTGCGACGGACGACCGCGCCCAAGGCTGAACCGCGAGCCATTAAAGCGGCTGCCCATGTCGGGCTCAACTCTAGCGAGGCGATTCCAGATACGATTGGCGCGATGGCCCGCCGCGTGTTCGACTTCGACACCCCTGACCGATTCGTTGCCGGCGTGATCGGCGAGCCCGGTGCGAGGACGTTCTACCTCCAGGCTCGGCAGGGGGGTGCGCTGGTCAGCATCGGGCTGGAGAAGACGCAGGTGGCAGCCCTCGCCGGCCGGATGTCCGAGCTGCTGGACAGCGTCGAGGGGCTCTCAGGTGAGCTTCCGGCAGCGGTGGCGCGCGATGACAAACCGCTCGACGAACCGACAGTGGAGCTGTTCCGGGTAGGAGCCATGGCGCTGGCCTGGGATGCCACTGCCGCGCAGATCGTGATCGAGGCACAGCCGCTGGGGGTGGACGCAGCCGCTGGCGAGATGCCTGACCAGGCGCCGGCCAGCCCCGATTTGTTTCGGGTGCGGGTCGAGCCCGCTCGAGCACG is a genomic window of Chloroflexota bacterium containing:
- a CDS encoding DUF3090 domain-containing protein — translated: MARRVFDFDTPDRFVAGVIGEPGARTFYLQARQGGALVSIGLEKTQVAALAGRMSELLDSVEGLSGELPAAVARDDKPLDEPTVELFRVGAMALAWDATAAQIVIEAQPLGVDAAAGEMPDQAPASPDLFRVRVEPARARDFIRRAAALLAAGRPACPFCGQALEPTGHFCPKTILN
- a CDS encoding tetratricopeptide repeat protein; the protein is MPRTRLPLQSTAHDSALAQQIGARLRDARKRSGLTQQQLAGDRYTKAYVSALETGIARPSMVALSYLAERLSLPPSHFLDEQNPTWSRLAVDMTLASGDWQAAADGYASLLDIPLDDLGRAEVLRGRAEALARLDKGKDAVTAAAEAARLFSSLGRVSDEALARYWLAYGLYLSDQEADAQSLLSSLLERVRAGLKVEPDFEMRLLMALAAVASRSGDHARSLTHLETARGLAEDLDDRRRAMFLFNLAISYQETGDLEAAIRTGTQGLALLRSAGAVFESAQIENTLALAYLSSGNVERAAELADEARAAFEEVGDDRFLCAVLDTDAQVALAQGRLDDSAAIARRAIEMARATGNRGVELTAMLTEARALRANDDAEGAEARYDEAAILARAGHSAGRTREVLREWAELRATLGDHRGAYELTREALAVK
- the ligD gene encoding DNA ligase D — its product is MPLETYRSKRDFSRTPEPEPGAIGQGSGRFVVQRHRASRLHYDLRLEVGGVLVSWAVPRGPTLDPDQRRMAMRTEDHPIEYLDFEATIPSGQYGAGDMIVWDWGTFSPEETDDPAAALVAGELKFRLNGQRLRGRYTIIQTGGKRDAFGRKSEPGQWLLIHKRDDDAVAGWDAEEHLTSVKSGRTNDEVAAGIAPHVLAPPPSVEPEPDLAAARPAALPDFVKPMLATLTEGAFDDPDWLYEIKWDGYRVEAVVQGKGVRIWTRNRIDAAVYFPDLAGPPDWIVAREAVVDGEVVALDPDGRPDFSLLQDRTGLRGLEAATGRRSPDSPRLSADERKAIPLAYMVFDLLHLDGSSLLDVPLEERKRLLHRVIRPHPLVRYAAHVVGEGEAFVRAAAGRGLEGVVAKRRASRYEPGKRSGDWLKIKLRREQELVVAGWLPGKGSHADLGSLIVAVNADGRLRHAGQVGSGISATMRRQLLKAFEPLQREDSPLDPVPRLPAARWVEPRIVIRAEFAEWTSDGLLRQAAFKGIEVGKEPAAVVREEAPPAARVAARAPAAARNRRSDHLNTTVVEATAAELSALDAMDRDGTWQVAGHEVRVTNLGKVLFPSADGHPALTKRDLIRHYVSVGPILVPHLAGRGLNLQRFPDGIGKPGFWQKDLPGHAPSWIARWSYTGSEGAKDYVVVDRVATLAWLAQEGAIELHPWTSRTEAPDRPTFALIDIDPGTETTFDEILVLARLYRTALEHLGVIGLPKVSGKRGVQIWLPIEPTSTFEQTRDWVEALSKAVGQMVPELVSWEWSKRDRAGRARLDFTQNAINRTLVAPYSARPSAGAPVSAPITWDELDDPELAPDRWTISSLPDRVAALGDLFAPALSLAQKLPPL